Proteins from a single region of Gossypium arboreum isolate Shixiya-1 chromosome 1, ASM2569848v2, whole genome shotgun sequence:
- the LOC108483135 gene encoding probable galactinol--sucrose galactosyltransferase 2: MTVTPGISINDGNLVVHGKTILTGMPDNIVLTPGSGVGLVAGAFIGATASDSKSLHVFPIGVLEGLRFMCCFRFKLWWMTQRMGTCGKDVPFETQFMLVESKEEDDPNVPTIYTVFLPLLEGQFRAVLQGNDKNELEICLESGDNTVETNRGLYLVYMHAGTNPFEVINQAVKALEKHMQTFLHREKKKLPSFLDWFGWCTWDAFYTDVTAEGVKEGLKSLSEGGTPPRFLIIDDGWQQIESKPKESDCVVQEGAQFASRLTGIKENAKFKKNDQNNEQISGLKHVVDEAKQRHNVKNVYVWHALAGYWGGVKPAAAGMEHYDTALAYPVQSPGVMGNQPDIVMDSLAVHGLGLVHPKKVFNFYNELHAYLASCGVDGVKVDVQNIIETLGAGHGGRVSLTRSYVQALEASISRNFPDNGCIACMCHNTDGIYSTKQTAVVRASDDFYPRDPASHTIHISSVAYNTLFLGEFMQPDWDMFHSLHPAADYHAAARAVGGCAIYVSDKPGNHNFELLKKLVLPDGSVLRTQLPGRPTVDCLFADPARDGISLLKIWNVNKCSGVVGVFNCQGAGWCKVTKKTRIHDASPGTLTGSVCANDVDLIAQVAGADWNGESVVYAHRSGELVRLPKGASVPVTLKVLEYELFHFCPVKEISHTISFAPIGLLDMFNSSGAVEKFEVQMTSDEKLQFFDGEVSSELTTSLSTNRNPTATISLKVRGCGRFGAYSSQRPLKCCVDNVDTHFNYDSATGLVTLTLPVPSEEMYRWHVEIQV, encoded by the exons GTCTTTCCAATAGGTGTTTTAGA GGGCCTCCGGTTTATGTGCTGTTTCCGTTTCAAACTATGGTGGATGACTCAGAGAATGGGAACATGCGGGAAAGATGTCCCTTTTGAGACTCAATTCATGCTCGTAGAGAGCAAGGAAGAAGATGATCCTAATGTCCCAACGATCTACACTGTTTTCCTCCCTCTCCTTGAAGGCCAGTTCCGTGCTGTTCTTCAAGGCAATGACAAGAATGAGCTTGAAATATGCCTTGAGAGTG GTGATAACACTGTTGAAACAAATCGAGGCCTTTACCTTGTCTACATGCATGCTGGGACCAATCCATTTGAAGTTATCAACCAGGCTGTAAA GGCATTGGAGAAACACATGCAAACTTTCCTTCATCGAGAGAAGAAGAAG TTGCCTTCATTTCTTGATTGGTTTGGCTGGTGCACCTGGGATGCTTTCTACACTGATGTCACTGCAGAGGGTGTTAAGGAAGGCCTCAAAAG TCTATCAGAGGGAGGCACTCCACCTCGATTTTTGATCATAGATGATGGTTGGCAGCAGATTGAAAGTAAGCCCAAGGAGAGTGATTGTGTTGTACAAGAAGGGGCGCA GTTTGCGAGTAGGTTGACTGGGATTAAAGAGAATGCAAAGTTCAAAAAGAATGACCAAAACAATGAACAGATCTCTGGCCTAAAGCATGTTGTAGACGAGGCCAAGCAGCGTCATAATGTGAA GAATGTGTATGTGTGGCATGCTTTGGCTGGCTATTGGGGTGGAGTCAAACCTGCAGCTGCTGGTATGGAACATTATGATACAGCATTGGCATATCCTGTTCAGTCCCCAGGTGTGATGGGCAACCAGCCGGATATAGTTATGGACAGCCTTGCTGTTCATGGCCTTGGTTTGGTGCATCCGAAGAAGGTTTTCAACTTCTACAATGAGCTTCATGCCTACCTGGCTTCATGTGGAGTTGATGGTGTGAAGGTTGATGTGCAAAACATCATTGAGACACTTGGTGCTGGACACGGTGGTAGAGTATCTCTTACCCGCAGTTATGTTCAGGCCCTTGAAGCGTCAATTTCCCGAAACTTCCCGGACAATGGATGCATAGCATGCATGTGCCATAACACTGATGGAATCTACAGCACCAAGCAGACCGCTGTTGTTAGAGCTTCTGATGACTTTTATCCTCGTGACCCTGCTTCACACACTATCCACATTTCCTCAGTGGCTTACAACACACTTTTCCTCGGAGAATTTATGCAACCTGATTGGGATATGTTCCAT AGCTTACATCCAGCTGCAGATTACCATGCTGCTGCTCGTGCTGTTGGTGGATGTGCTATCTATGTCAG TGATAAGCCTGGCAATCACAATTTCGAGCTCCTAAAGAAGCTGGTCCTTCCTGATGGATCAGTTCTCCGCACCCAATTGCCTGGCAGGCCTACCGTTGACTGTCTTTTCGCTGATCCGGCTAGAGACGGGATTAG CTTACTCAAGATTTGGAATGTAAACAAGTGCTCCGGTGTGGTGGGTGTTTTCAACTGCCAAGGTGCTGGTTGGTGCAAGGTCACCAAGAAAACCCGAATTCATGATGCATCACCTGGTACACTTACAGGTTCTGTTTGTGCCAACGATGTTGATTTGATCGCTCAGGTTGCCGGTGCGGACTGGAATGGGGAGAGTGTGGTTTATGCTCATAGATCAG GAGAGCTGGTACGGTTACCTAAAGGTGCTTCAGTGCCGGTAACACTTAAGGTTCTCGAGTATGAACTATTCCACTTCTGTCCCGTCAAG GAAATTTCCCACACCATTTCATTTGCACCAATAGGCCTTCTTGACATGTTCAACAGCAGCGGTGCCGTTGAGAAGTTCGAAGTACAAATGACATCCGATGAGAAACTGCAGTTCTTTGATGGCGAGGTTTCCTCGGAGTTGACAACTTCACTCAGCACCAACCGGAATCCAACAGCAACGATCAGTCTTAAAGTCCGGGGCTGTGGGAGGTTTGGTGCATACTCATCTCAGCGTCCGTTGAAGTGCTGTGTGGACAATGTCGACACTCACTTCAACTATGACTCAGCCACCGGATTGGTGACACTTACATTGCCAGTGCCATCGGAGGAGATGTACAGATGGCACGTAGAAATTCAAGTCTAA